In the Mycolicibacterium thermoresistibile genome, one interval contains:
- a CDS encoding sulfurtransferase translates to MTDRDRVLISAGEVARLLDSGRPVTLLDVRWELTRPHGRAAYEQGHLPGAVYVSLENELSDHRVPGRGRHPLPSGPDLQAAARRWGVRAGVPVVVYDDWNGAGSARAWWVLTAAGIDDVRILDGGLSAWTGELHTGPVDPEPGEVTVRYHDLYSGARRTVTADRVSGVAVLLDARAPERFRGEREPVDPVAGHIPGAVNLPSTSLLAGGRFRDHDELRRLVRDLAIDPETDVAAYCGSGVTAAVVVAALASVGVDAALFPGSWSQWCSEPGRPVEVGAGQGRSR, encoded by the coding sequence ATGACGGACCGGGACAGGGTGTTGATCTCCGCCGGGGAGGTGGCGCGCCTGCTCGACTCCGGCCGGCCGGTCACCCTGCTCGACGTGCGCTGGGAGCTGACCCGCCCGCACGGCCGGGCGGCCTACGAGCAGGGACATCTGCCCGGCGCGGTGTATGTCTCCCTCGAGAACGAGCTGTCCGATCACCGGGTGCCCGGCCGCGGCAGGCACCCCCTGCCGTCCGGGCCGGATCTGCAGGCCGCGGCACGCCGCTGGGGTGTGCGCGCCGGGGTTCCGGTGGTGGTCTATGACGACTGGAACGGCGCCGGATCGGCGCGGGCGTGGTGGGTGCTGACCGCCGCGGGTATCGACGACGTCCGCATCCTCGACGGTGGCCTGTCCGCATGGACCGGGGAATTGCACACCGGCCCAGTCGATCCCGAGCCCGGTGAGGTGACCGTCCGGTACCACGATCTGTACTCCGGCGCCCGCCGGACCGTCACCGCCGACCGGGTGTCCGGGGTCGCGGTGCTGCTCGACGCGCGTGCGCCCGAACGGTTCCGGGGCGAGCGGGAACCGGTCGACCCGGTGGCCGGTCACATCCCCGGGGCGGTCAATCTGCCGAGCACCAGCCTGCTGGCCGGGGGCCGCTTCCGCGACCACGACGAACTGCGACGCCTGGTGCGGGACTTGGCGATCGACCCCGAGACCGACGTCGCGGCGTACTGTGGCTCCGGGGTGACCGCCGCGGTCGTGGTGGCGGCGCTGGCGAGCGTCGGAGTGGACGCGGCGTTGTTCCCGGGTTCGTGGTCCCAGTGGTGTTCGGAACCCGGCCGGCCGGTCGAGGTCGGCGCCGGTCAGGGCCGCAGCAGATAG
- the cobF gene encoding precorrin-6A synthase (deacetylating) gives MPRHIHVIGIGAGDPDYVTAQAVAALNDTDVFFAMDKGEAKDDLVALRRQICERFIERPGYRFVELPDPPRARDGDYRQAVSDWHAARARIWADAIATELGPDGVGAFLAWGDPSLYDSTLRILDRVAEHVEISYDVIPGITAIQALTARHRIPLNDVGEPVLITTGRRLREHGLTGAAVVMLDGECSFLTCPPQTRIWWGAYLGTPDELLLAGTVGAVGKRIETVRAEARARHGWIMDTYLLRP, from the coding sequence GTGCCTCGACACATCCATGTCATCGGGATCGGCGCCGGTGACCCCGACTATGTCACCGCGCAGGCCGTCGCGGCGCTCAACGACACCGACGTGTTCTTCGCCATGGACAAGGGTGAGGCCAAGGACGATCTGGTGGCCCTGCGGCGGCAGATCTGTGAACGGTTCATCGAGCGGCCGGGCTACCGGTTCGTGGAGTTGCCCGACCCGCCCCGGGCCCGCGACGGCGACTACCGGCAGGCCGTCTCCGACTGGCACGCCGCCCGCGCGCGGATCTGGGCCGACGCCATCGCCACCGAGCTCGGGCCGGACGGGGTCGGCGCCTTTCTCGCCTGGGGTGACCCGTCGCTGTACGACAGCACGCTGCGCATCCTGGACCGGGTCGCCGAACACGTCGAGATCAGCTACGACGTCATCCCCGGCATCACCGCCATCCAGGCGCTGACCGCCCGGCACCGCATTCCGCTCAACGACGTCGGCGAGCCGGTGCTCATCACCACCGGACGCCGGCTGCGTGAGCACGGGCTGACCGGTGCGGCCGTGGTGATGCTCGACGGTGAATGCTCGTTCCTCACCTGCCCGCCGCAGACCCGGATCTGGTGGGGCGCCTACCTCGGGACCCCGGACGAGCTCCTGCTCGCCGGCACCGTGGGCGCGGTGGGGAAGCGCATCGAAACCGTACGCGCCGAGGCCCGCGCCCGGCACGGCTGGATCATGGACACCTATCTGCTGCGGCCCTGA
- a CDS encoding DUF4235 domain-containing protein yields the protein MSAVSKMLYKPLSIAISVAGGLIAGWVFNQVWQRLSRSGEEPPEPKDLSRSGTEALMAAAVQGLIFGLVRAAVDRAGAKGYRAVTHDEPN from the coding sequence ATGAGCGCGGTCTCCAAGATGCTGTACAAGCCCCTGTCCATCGCCATCAGCGTGGCGGGCGGACTCATCGCCGGATGGGTGTTCAACCAGGTGTGGCAGCGGCTCAGCCGGTCCGGTGAGGAGCCGCCGGAACCCAAGGACCTGTCCCGCTCCGGCACCGAGGCGCTGATGGCCGCCGCCGTGCAGGGGCTGATCTTCGGCCTGGTCCGCGCCGCGGTCGACCGCGCCGGGGCGAAAGGGTATCGGGCCGTCACCCACGACGAACCGAACTGA
- a CDS encoding LLM class flavin-dependent oxidoreductase encodes MRFTYAEAMTDPSYYIPLAQAAEAAGYHAMTIPDSVAYPFESDSKYPYTPDGDREFLDGKAFIESFVLASALCAATTTLRFNFFVLKLPIRPPALVAKQAGSLAAMFDNRLGLGVGTSPWPEDYEVMGVPYAKRGKRMDECIDIIRGLTTGDYFEYHGEFYDIPKTKMTPAPSKPIPILIGGHADAALRRAARNDGWMHGGGDGEELDHLLAKLKRFREEAGATGPFEIHVISMDAYTVDGIKRLQDKGVTDVIVGFRVPYIKGPDTEPLADKIRNLEMFAENVIAKL; translated from the coding sequence ATGCGGTTCACCTATGCCGAAGCGATGACCGACCCGTCCTACTACATCCCGCTGGCGCAGGCCGCCGAAGCGGCCGGATATCATGCCATGACGATCCCGGACAGCGTCGCCTACCCGTTCGAGTCCGACTCGAAGTATCCGTACACCCCCGACGGTGACCGCGAGTTCCTCGACGGGAAGGCGTTCATCGAGTCGTTCGTGCTCGCGTCGGCGCTGTGTGCCGCCACCACCACGTTGCGGTTCAACTTCTTCGTCCTCAAGCTGCCGATCCGCCCGCCGGCGCTGGTCGCCAAGCAGGCGGGCTCGCTGGCGGCGATGTTCGACAACCGGCTCGGCCTGGGTGTGGGCACCAGCCCGTGGCCGGAGGACTACGAGGTCATGGGGGTTCCGTACGCCAAGCGCGGTAAACGCATGGACGAGTGCATCGACATCATCCGCGGGCTGACCACCGGCGACTACTTCGAGTACCACGGCGAGTTCTACGACATCCCGAAGACCAAGATGACCCCCGCGCCGAGCAAGCCGATCCCGATCCTGATCGGGGGGCACGCCGATGCGGCGCTGCGCCGGGCCGCCCGCAACGACGGCTGGATGCACGGCGGCGGCGACGGTGAGGAACTCGACCATCTTCTGGCCAAGCTCAAGCGGTTTCGGGAGGAGGCCGGCGCCACCGGACCGTTCGAGATCCACGTCATCTCGATGGACGCCTACACCGTCGACGGCATCAAGCGATTGCAGGACAAGGGCGTCACCGATGTGATCGTCGGGTTCCGGGTGCCCTACATCAAGGGTCCGGACACCGAACCGCTGGCCGACAAGATCCGCAATCTGGAGATGTTCGCCGAGAACGTCATCGCCAAACTCTGA
- a CDS encoding STAS domain-containing protein has protein sequence MAAVDPLRVSSETADDATTLRLSGRLDASSYRRARDCIVTAALAEVRAVIVDVDGLDVPDESAWAVFASAYWHITRWPEVPILLVCGAQPGRRALARNGVSRFVPVYASHDAAQRALATAPPGLRRRVRAQLPAGTASLPRARRLVADVLARWSQEELIGVAKVVITTFVENVLVHTDSAPGVRLETDGQTVTVAVEDDDPAPPTLREDREAAAAPAGLHTVARLVRAWGTAPSPAGKTVWAVLGPENRI, from the coding sequence ATGGCCGCCGTCGACCCGCTGCGGGTCTCCTCCGAAACCGCGGACGACGCGACAACGCTCCGCCTCAGCGGCCGCCTCGACGCCAGCTCCTACCGGCGGGCCCGCGACTGCATCGTGACCGCTGCGCTGGCGGAGGTCCGTGCGGTGATCGTCGACGTCGACGGGCTCGACGTGCCGGACGAATCGGCCTGGGCGGTGTTCGCCAGCGCGTACTGGCACATCACCCGCTGGCCGGAGGTGCCGATCCTGTTGGTGTGCGGCGCGCAGCCCGGCCGCCGGGCCCTGGCCCGCAACGGCGTGAGCCGGTTCGTGCCCGTATACGCCAGCCACGACGCCGCGCAGCGGGCGCTCGCGACCGCGCCGCCGGGACTGCGGAGGCGGGTCCGCGCCCAGTTGCCGGCCGGGACCGCGAGCCTGCCGCGCGCCCGCAGGCTGGTGGCCGACGTGCTGGCGCGCTGGTCGCAGGAGGAGCTGATCGGGGTGGCCAAGGTGGTGATCACCACCTTCGTCGAGAACGTGCTCGTCCATACCGACAGCGCGCCGGGGGTGCGGCTGGAGACCGACGGGCAGACGGTCACCGTCGCGGTCGAGGACGACGATCCGGCTCCCCCGACGTTGCGCGAGGACCGGGAGGCCGCGGCCGCACCGGCCGGGCTGCACACCGTCGCGAGGCTGGTGCGAGCCTGGGGCACCGCACCGTCACCGGCGGGCAAGACGGTGTGGGCGGTGCTCGGCCCGGAGAATCGGATCTGA
- a CDS encoding SDR family NAD(P)-dependent oxidoreductase, with protein MGVLDKFRLDDKVVIVTGASSGLGVAFARACAEAGADVVLAARRVERLQQTAEQVRATGRRALTVATDVVDPQQCQEMVDAAMTEFGRVDVLVNNAGVGTAVPATRETPEEFRTVIDINLNGSYWAAQACGRVMRPGSSIVNISSILGITTASLPQAAYSASKAGVIGLTRDLAQQWTPRKGIRVNAIAPGFFKSEMTDQYKPGYLDSQMPRVLMGRTGDPEELAATLVWLVSDAGGYVTGQTIVVDGGITIT; from the coding sequence ATGGGTGTTCTGGATAAGTTCCGTCTGGACGACAAGGTCGTCATCGTCACCGGCGCATCGAGCGGGCTGGGCGTCGCGTTCGCGCGGGCGTGCGCCGAGGCCGGCGCGGACGTGGTGCTCGCCGCCCGCCGCGTGGAGCGGTTGCAGCAGACCGCCGAGCAGGTCCGCGCGACCGGGCGGCGCGCGTTGACGGTGGCCACCGACGTCGTGGACCCGCAGCAGTGCCAGGAGATGGTGGACGCCGCGATGACCGAGTTCGGCCGGGTCGACGTGCTGGTCAACAACGCCGGGGTGGGCACCGCGGTGCCGGCCACCCGGGAGACCCCGGAGGAGTTCCGCACCGTCATCGACATCAACCTGAACGGCTCCTACTGGGCGGCGCAGGCCTGCGGCCGGGTGATGCGGCCGGGCAGCTCGATCGTCAACATCTCCAGCATCCTCGGCATCACCACCGCGAGCCTGCCGCAGGCGGCCTACAGCGCCAGCAAGGCCGGTGTCATCGGGCTGACCCGGGACCTCGCCCAGCAGTGGACGCCGCGGAAAGGCATCCGCGTCAACGCCATCGCGCCGGGCTTCTTCAAGTCCGAGATGACCGACCAGTACAAGCCCGGCTATCTGGACAGCCAGATGCCGCGGGTGCTGATGGGCCGCACCGGAGACCCCGAGGAGCTGGCCGCGACGCTGGTGTGGCTGGTCTCCGACGCCGGTGGATATGTCACCGGGCAGACCATCGTCGTCGACGGCGGGATCACCATCACCTGA
- a CDS encoding LLM class F420-dependent oxidoreductase, giving the protein MRFGISTFVNDDTIDPVSLATAIEERGFDALTVAEHTHIPASRESPYPEGGELPSVYYRTLDPFVTLAAAAAVTSRIQLITGIALLIQRDPIITAKEAASIDLISDGRFVFGVGAGWNLEEMRHHGTDPRTRGALLDERIEAVKALWTDEPAEYHGRFVDFGPSYLRPKPVQKPHPPIVVGGNSDATVRRIIRHGAGWMSNPHPPEMLKRRVQQIRDGAGHDVLLTTFGTPVDPGYWEVLEELGYQQANLLLPTRPRDESLRMLDQFAERVAGYRG; this is encoded by the coding sequence ATGAGATTCGGGATCTCGACCTTCGTCAACGACGACACCATCGACCCGGTGTCGCTGGCCACGGCGATCGAAGAACGCGGTTTCGACGCGCTCACCGTCGCCGAGCACACCCACATTCCGGCCAGCCGCGAATCGCCGTATCCCGAAGGCGGTGAGTTGCCCAGCGTCTACTACCGCACGCTCGACCCGTTCGTCACGCTCGCCGCGGCCGCCGCCGTGACGTCGCGGATCCAGTTGATCACCGGGATCGCGCTGCTGATCCAGCGTGATCCCATCATCACCGCCAAGGAGGCCGCCAGCATCGACCTCATCTCCGACGGGCGTTTCGTGTTCGGGGTCGGCGCCGGCTGGAACCTCGAGGAGATGCGCCACCACGGCACCGACCCGAGGACCCGGGGCGCCCTGCTCGACGAACGCATCGAGGCCGTCAAGGCCCTGTGGACGGACGAACCCGCCGAATATCACGGCCGTTTCGTCGATTTCGGTCCGTCGTACCTGCGGCCGAAACCCGTGCAGAAGCCGCATCCGCCGATCGTCGTCGGCGGCAACTCCGACGCCACGGTCAGGCGCATCATCCGGCACGGCGCCGGCTGGATGTCCAACCCGCACCCGCCGGAGATGCTCAAGAGGCGCGTCCAGCAGATCCGCGACGGCGCGGGACACGACGTGCTGTTGACGACGTTCGGCACCCCGGTCGACCCCGGCTACTGGGAGGTCCTCGAAGAGCTCGGCTATCAGCAGGCCAATCTGTTGCTGCCGACCAGACCGCGCGACGAGTCGCTCAGAATGCTCGACCAGTTCGCCGAGCGGGTCGCCGGGTACCGCGGCTGA
- a CDS encoding VOC family protein, with the protein MTVTLDELWAADPADAWRRAGFRVDADGVCRVGTVAVRLLGRDRGRGMVGWSLRGLPAGVPGDLDGIPTSRAGMHRAETSRAEHPNGVTGIDHVVLMSPHLQRTQAALAAVGLDPRRTRDAALGGAPVRQVFYRVGEVILEVVGAPDTSGDGPSTLWGITYTVADIDATAAFFGEHTAPVKDAVQPGRRITTVRNRELGMSVRTAMISTPYPLGP; encoded by the coding sequence GTGACCGTCACCCTCGACGAACTGTGGGCCGCCGATCCGGCCGACGCGTGGCGGCGGGCCGGGTTCCGTGTCGACGCCGACGGCGTCTGCCGCGTCGGCACGGTGGCCGTCCGGCTGCTGGGCCGCGATCGGGGCCGGGGAATGGTCGGCTGGTCGCTTCGGGGTCTGCCGGCGGGGGTTCCGGGGGATCTGGACGGCATCCCGACGTCGCGCGCCGGGATGCACCGAGCCGAGACGAGTCGGGCCGAGCACCCCAACGGGGTGACCGGGATCGATCACGTCGTGCTGATGTCGCCGCATCTGCAGCGGACCCAGGCCGCGCTGGCCGCGGTGGGTCTGGACCCGCGCCGCACCCGCGACGCCGCGCTCGGCGGAGCACCGGTCCGGCAGGTGTTCTACCGCGTCGGCGAGGTGATTCTCGAGGTCGTCGGGGCGCCGGACACGTCGGGCGACGGCCCGTCGACGCTGTGGGGCATCACCTACACCGTCGCCGACATCGATGCGACCGCAGCGTTCTTCGGCGAACACACCGCACCGGTCAAGGACGCGGTTCAGCCGGGACGCCGCATCACCACCGTGCGCAACCGCGAATTGGGGATGTCGGTCCGAACGGCGATGATCTCGACCCCCTATCCTCTGGGCCCATGA
- the rnhA gene encoding ribonuclease HI, with amino-acid sequence MSAFDEAPVIIHTDGGCRPNPGPGGWGAVLRQGRHVREIFGGDAGVTSNNRMELTAPIMALEALTRPVVVHLHTDSTYVRNGITTWVHGWERNGWMTAARQPVKNVDLWQRLQAACARHRVEWFWVKGHSGVADNELADQLAARGLRQALEAAALLT; translated from the coding sequence ATGAGCGCGTTCGACGAGGCCCCCGTCATCATCCACACCGACGGCGGCTGCCGGCCCAATCCGGGCCCCGGCGGCTGGGGCGCGGTGCTGCGCCAGGGCCGCCACGTCCGCGAGATCTTCGGCGGTGACGCCGGCGTGACGAGCAACAACCGGATGGAACTGACCGCGCCGATCATGGCGCTGGAGGCGCTCACCCGGCCGGTCGTCGTGCATCTGCACACCGACAGCACCTACGTGCGCAACGGCATCACCACATGGGTGCACGGCTGGGAACGCAACGGCTGGATGACCGCCGCCCGCCAACCCGTGAAGAACGTCGACCTGTGGCAACGGCTTCAGGCCGCCTGCGCCCGGCACCGCGTGGAGTGGTTCTGGGTGAAAGGTCACTCCGGGGTGGCCGACAACGAACTGGCCGACCAGCTGGCGGCCAGGGGTTTGCGCCAGGCGCTCGAGGCGGCCGCCCTGCTCACCTGA
- a CDS encoding dihydrodipicolinate reductase, which yields MAATGDVDAVLAAEPDCIAYCATAVRREDEVIADIAGYLAAGINVVTISAIPMVYPKAAPPAWREPIEKAAQRGGATFYATGCEPGFVSLNLPTALLTGAGVVDSYRMDEYALDLDLAYPIWDVLHESMGFGKPDGHVPVRIAAGKVNDDWEPVVRYIADILAVDVDRVALDWETILAPRDLDTALGVIPAGTICGHRWRLAAVHDDRPVAAVQYFATVTSTPWPDTWPRPVQPGGGMVFRIEGNPNMTLDLRLEPGRDDSINPGVATTAMAAVNAIPAVVDAPPGLLDTPLAGPAIVSRQVRR from the coding sequence GTGGCGGCCACCGGCGATGTGGACGCCGTGCTGGCCGCCGAACCCGACTGCATCGCCTACTGCGCGACGGCCGTCCGCCGTGAGGATGAGGTGATCGCCGACATCGCCGGTTACCTGGCGGCCGGCATCAACGTGGTCACGATCTCGGCGATTCCCATGGTGTATCCGAAGGCCGCTCCCCCGGCCTGGCGGGAACCCATCGAGAAGGCCGCGCAGCGCGGCGGCGCCACCTTCTACGCGACCGGTTGCGAGCCCGGTTTCGTCAGCCTGAACCTGCCGACGGCGCTGCTGACCGGCGCCGGTGTGGTCGACTCCTACCGCATGGACGAGTACGCGCTGGATCTGGACCTCGCCTACCCGATCTGGGACGTGCTGCACGAGTCCATGGGCTTCGGCAAACCCGACGGACATGTGCCGGTGCGCATCGCGGCCGGAAAGGTCAACGACGACTGGGAACCGGTGGTGCGCTACATCGCCGACATCCTGGCGGTCGACGTCGACCGGGTCGCGCTGGACTGGGAGACGATCCTGGCTCCGCGCGATCTCGACACCGCGCTCGGGGTGATCCCGGCCGGCACGATCTGCGGACACCGCTGGCGGCTCGCCGCCGTGCACGACGACCGGCCGGTCGCGGCCGTGCAGTACTTCGCGACGGTCACCTCGACGCCGTGGCCCGACACCTGGCCCCGCCCGGTACAACCCGGCGGCGGCATGGTGTTCCGCATCGAGGGCAACCCCAACATGACACTCGATCTCCGGCTGGAACCGGGTCGGGACGACTCCATCAACCCGGGGGTGGCGACGACGGCGATGGCGGCCGTCAATGCGATACCGGCGGTCGTCGACGCCCCGCCCGGCCTGCTGGACACACCCCTGGCGGGCCCGGCGATCGTGTCACGGCAGGTTCGGCGCTGA
- a CDS encoding ATP-dependent DNA ligase, whose protein sequence is MERYERVKLTNPDKVLYPASGTTKAEVFEYYIEIADAMLPHIAGRPVTRKRWPNGVHEASFFEKQLASSAPDWLARGTITHKSRTTTYPIIDTREGLAWIAQQAALEVHVPQWRFVAGGRSGRDGKLTMGPATRIVFDLDPGEGVTMRELCRVAHEVRDLITDIGLDTFPLTSGSKGLHLYVPLDEPISSQGASVLAKRVALQLEKAMPTLVTATMTKSVRTGKVFLDWSQNNAAKTTIAPYSLRGREHPTVAAPRTWDEIDDPDLRHLTFTEVLDRVDRLGDLLAPMDADAPVADRLSSYRSMRDPARTPEPVPKTVAATGDDNRFVIQEHHARRLHYDLRLERDGVLVSWAIPKNLPDDPSVNHLAVHTEDHPLEYLTFHGEIPEGEYGGGKMLIWDTGTYEAEKFNDVGPDEDAEGGEVIITLHGEKISGRYALIQTDGKNWLAHKMKDQKPRTEIRPEDFTPMLATHGSVARLSAETHAFEGKWDGYRLLVHIDHGKLCLRSRSGRDVTKEFPTLQAMAADLADHQVVLDGEVVALDGSGVPSFGEMQNRARATHIEFWAFDILWLDGRSLLRAKHSDRRRVLLALAEKDGLIVPDLLPGDTGAEALEYARERGFEGVVAKRHDSIYQPGRRSKAWIKDKIWNMQEVVIGGWRKGEGGRSSGIGALVLGIPTEGGLQFVGRVGTGFTDKQLAELKQLLAPLETDESPFVDPLPRPDAKGVTYVRPELVGEVRYSERTADNRLRQPSWRGLRPDKSPDEVRWE, encoded by the coding sequence ATGGAGCGCTATGAGCGGGTGAAACTCACCAACCCCGACAAGGTGCTCTACCCGGCCTCGGGCACCACCAAGGCCGAGGTGTTCGAGTACTACATCGAGATCGCCGACGCGATGCTGCCGCACATCGCCGGTCGCCCGGTCACCCGCAAGCGCTGGCCCAACGGCGTGCACGAGGCGTCGTTCTTCGAGAAGCAGCTCGCCTCGTCGGCGCCGGACTGGCTGGCCCGCGGCACCATCACCCACAAATCCCGGACCACCACCTATCCGATCATCGACACCCGCGAGGGGCTGGCCTGGATCGCCCAGCAGGCCGCGCTGGAGGTGCATGTCCCGCAGTGGCGGTTCGTGGCGGGTGGGCGCAGCGGGCGCGACGGGAAGTTGACGATGGGGCCGGCCACCCGCATCGTGTTCGACCTCGACCCGGGCGAAGGGGTCACGATGCGCGAACTGTGCCGGGTGGCCCACGAGGTGCGCGATCTGATCACCGACATCGGCCTCGACACCTTCCCGCTGACCAGCGGCAGCAAGGGCCTGCACCTGTATGTGCCACTGGACGAGCCGATCAGTTCGCAGGGTGCGTCGGTGCTGGCCAAACGGGTCGCCCTGCAGTTGGAGAAGGCCATGCCCACGCTGGTCACCGCGACGATGACCAAAAGCGTGCGCACCGGCAAGGTGTTCCTGGACTGGAGTCAGAACAACGCCGCCAAGACCACCATCGCCCCGTATTCGCTACGCGGCCGCGAGCATCCGACCGTCGCCGCGCCCCGCACCTGGGACGAGATCGACGACCCCGACCTGCGGCACCTGACCTTCACCGAGGTGCTGGACCGGGTCGACCGGCTCGGCGACCTGCTGGCCCCGATGGACGCCGACGCCCCGGTCGCCGATCGGCTCAGCAGCTATCGCAGCATGCGGGATCCGGCCAGAACACCCGAACCCGTCCCGAAAACCGTTGCCGCGACGGGAGACGACAACCGCTTCGTGATCCAGGAGCACCACGCGCGACGGCTGCACTACGACCTGCGGCTGGAACGCGACGGGGTGCTGGTGAGCTGGGCGATCCCGAAGAATCTGCCCGACGACCCGTCGGTCAACCACCTGGCCGTGCACACCGAGGACCATCCGCTGGAATATCTGACCTTCCACGGCGAGATCCCCGAAGGCGAGTACGGCGGCGGCAAGATGCTGATCTGGGACACCGGCACCTACGAGGCCGAGAAGTTCAACGACGTCGGCCCGGACGAGGACGCCGAGGGCGGCGAGGTCATCATCACCCTGCACGGCGAGAAGATCTCCGGACGTTACGCGCTCATCCAGACCGACGGCAAGAACTGGTTGGCGCACAAGATGAAGGATCAGAAGCCGCGCACCGAGATACGGCCCGAGGACTTCACACCGATGCTGGCCACCCACGGCTCGGTGGCGCGCCTCTCCGCCGAGACGCATGCCTTCGAAGGCAAATGGGACGGCTACCGGCTGCTGGTCCACATCGACCACGGCAAGCTGTGCCTGCGGTCGCGCAGCGGACGCGATGTCACCAAGGAGTTCCCGACGCTGCAGGCGATGGCCGCCGATCTGGCCGACCACCAGGTGGTGCTCGACGGGGAGGTGGTGGCGCTCGACGGGTCCGGGGTGCCGAGCTTCGGTGAGATGCAGAACCGGGCCCGCGCCACCCACATCGAGTTCTGGGCATTCGACATCCTGTGGCTGGACGGCCGCTCCTTGTTGCGCGCCAAGCATTCCGACCGCCGCAGGGTCCTGCTCGCGTTGGCCGAGAAGGACGGTCTGATCGTGCCGGACCTGTTACCCGGCGACACCGGAGCCGAGGCGCTGGAGTACGCGCGGGAACGCGGCTTCGAAGGCGTGGTGGCCAAGCGGCACGACTCGATCTATCAGCCGGGCCGGCGCTCGAAAGCGTGGATCAAGGACAAGATCTGGAACATGCAGGAGGTGGTGATCGGCGGCTGGCGCAAGGGCGAGGGCGGCCGGTCCAGCGGCATCGGCGCGCTGGTGCTGGGCATCCCTACCGAAGGAGGACTGCAGTTCGTCGGCAGGGTCGGTACCGGATTCACCGACAAGCAACTGGCCGAGCTCAAGCAGTTGCTCGCACCGCTGGAGACCGACGAGAGTCCGTTCGTCGACCCGTTGCCGCGCCCCGACGCCAAAGGGGTGACGTACGTGCGGCCGGAGCTGGTCGGCGAGGTGCGCTACAGCGAGCGCACCGCCGACAACCGGCTGCGCCAACCCAGTTGGCGCGGGCTGCGTCCGGACAAGTCACCCGATGAGGTGAGGTGGGAATGA
- a CDS encoding carbohydrate kinase family protein codes for MTARALVIGEALIDVVERDGRVLGEHVGGSPLNVAVGLARLGRDVDFLTHIADDARGRRIADHLADSGVQLVPGSRTAKRTPTAVARLDATGAADYTFDIDWQLSGTPEVAPPVVAHTGSIAAVLEPGCRAAAALIDTYHVSATTTFDPNVRPALITDDTGARARIDRFIERCDVVKASDEDLQWLEPGRSPEQVAQTWLRMGPSLVAVTMGDRGAYAVCAAGEVRVPARPVEVVDTVGAGDAFMAGLIDALWSLQLLGAERRRQLAGIAVEALQRVVETAALSSALTVARAGADLPDRATRDAAAAATERETGTY; via the coding sequence ATGACCGCACGGGCGTTGGTGATCGGTGAAGCGCTGATCGACGTCGTCGAGCGGGACGGCCGGGTGCTCGGTGAGCATGTCGGCGGCAGCCCGCTCAACGTGGCCGTCGGCCTGGCCCGATTGGGTCGCGACGTCGACTTCCTCACCCACATCGCGGACGACGCGCGGGGCCGTCGCATCGCCGATCACCTCGCCGACTCCGGTGTTCAGCTGGTGCCCGGAAGCCGCACCGCCAAGCGCACCCCCACCGCGGTGGCCAGGCTGGACGCGACCGGCGCGGCCGACTACACCTTCGACATCGATTGGCAGCTGTCCGGAACTCCGGAGGTCGCCCCGCCGGTGGTGGCGCACACCGGGTCGATCGCCGCGGTGCTCGAACCGGGCTGCCGGGCGGCCGCGGCGTTGATCGACACCTATCACGTGTCGGCCACCACCACCTTCGACCCGAACGTGCGGCCGGCACTGATCACCGACGACACCGGCGCGCGCGCCCGGATCGACCGCTTCATCGAACGCTGTGACGTGGTGAAGGCCAGTGACGAGGATCTACAGTGGCTGGAACCAGGCCGCTCCCCCGAGCAGGTGGCGCAGACCTGGCTGCGGATGGGGCCGTCGCTCGTCGCGGTGACGATGGGTGACCGCGGCGCGTACGCGGTGTGCGCGGCCGGCGAGGTGCGGGTGCCGGCCCGACCGGTCGAGGTGGTCGACACCGTCGGCGCCGGGGACGCGTTCATGGCCGGACTGATCGACGCGCTGTGGTCGTTGCAGCTGCTCGGCGCCGAACGGCGGCGTCAGCTGGCCGGTATCGCCGTCGAGGCGCTGCAGCGGGTGGTGGAGACCGCGGCGCTGTCGTCGGCTCTGACGGTGGCGCGGGCCGGAGCCGACCTTCCCGACCGGGCGACCCGCGACGCGGCGGCTGCGGCGACGGAACGTGAAACGGGTACATACTGA